DNA from Roseimicrobium sp. ORNL1:
CACGGATAAAGGAAGACCACCTCGATATCAAAAAGCACGAAGAGCATCGCCACGATGTAGAACTTCACGCTGAAGCGGGGCTGGGCTTCCCCAAGGGGAAGCATCCCGCATTCATAAGCGGAGTCCTTCATCTTGTTCCGCCGGGCAGCCTTCCCTGCGATCACACTGAGGAGGAGCGTGACGACAGCAAAGCCACCAGCGATGGCGGCCTGCATGAGAACGGGGGCGTAATTTTCCAACATGGGTCGGAGGGATACTAGGCGGAAGTCACCCTACGTCAAGGAGCAGGGACCGGGCCATAAAAAAGCCGCCCTGCAAATAGCCAGGGCGGCGGTTAAAAGGTTGAGGATGAAATCTGAAACTTTGCGAGGTGGGACGGGAGCGTCCTGGCTTAGCGGGCAGCAGCAGCAGCAGCAGCAGCAGCTTCGGCGCGAGCCAGAGTGTGCACGCTGGAAGCTTGCTCAATTCCCTTCAGGCCGCGGTAGCTCTTCAGCTTCTTCTCCACAAGGCCACGGCTTACCAGGTTTTGCAGTTTCTCATAAGAGCGCAGGCGTAGCATTTCTTCTCCGCCGCTTACCGCGTTCTTCAGCTTCAGGTTGTCATAAACCAGTCCAAACAGAACGTTGAACTCATATACCTTGCCATCCGACAGAACATTCACCAACTCATCTGTCACATGGTCAGGAACCCGACGCGAAAAACGTGTTTTTCTTACGGTAGCCATAGACGAATAGTATAGCATGCTCCATAACGGTTGGCGAATGATTGTTGCTTTTGGCCAGTAAAAACAGGCCAAAACGGCCCAATTGTGGCAGTTTTGAAAGACTGGCCCTTGGGATTCGTACCTTCCTCTCGCCTTTTTACCGACTGGAGAAGCTCCCCAACGCGCGAATTTCGCCCGTTTCTCCTTTGATCACGAATACCTCGTCGGACGCTGCGTTCAAGCTGAGCTCATAACGGCTTTCCATATCCGCGGCGAAGTCCTCCACCACGGCGGGATTCGGCGGGAAAATATATAAGGCATTGCGGTCCGGCATCGCCACAATAACCTCTTTCCCAAAGACATTCTCAAACACCTTGCCCAAAGAGGGTGCCATCATCAGGCATGGGAAAATTTCCTTTTCACCGCGGTAGACCCCGTAGGCGACTTTTCCGGCCGCGTCTTTGATCAGCTCCGGACGATAGATGGTGAGGAGCCGCTCTGCCGCCTGACGTGCTTTCTCTTCAAAGGCATCCGCGCTGATGCCGAGCTTGCTGAATTCAGCGTCCGTATAGACCTCGACATAAGGGGCTCGCGAGATTTCGCGGGCTGGGCAGAAGACCGTGGTGACGGAACCGCCGACCGCCTTCGCGTTTGAGGTCCCCACCAGCTTCGGCATAGGCAGAAGGAGGAAGGGCTCCAATTTGCGCTCGGGCGCCGCTGCCGGAGTGGTCTTTGGTGAGGCGGCGGCGGCAGGGGCGGCACCAGCACCCGCAGGTGGGGTCGGTGCAGGGGTGGCCGAAGATGACGAACCGGAGGCAGTGGCCGGCGTGGTGGTAGTCGCGGGGGTGGCTTTCGGTGTCGGCTTCGCAGGAGTCTTCGCAGAGGTACCCTTCTTGGAGGAAGACGGTTTCGTCTTGGCAGGCTCTGCCGCGCCGAGTGACAGCATGCTGCTGCTGCAACCCAGAACCAACCAGACGAGGACTCTATTCATACCCGCGTACCTTGGGTCACCCCTGTCCTACTTCAACCCCAAAACGACTCTCGCACCTTCCCGGCTGCGCCGAGGTTTCTCCCTCCCTCTTGACTGTGTGCCGTTGACCGCTTGACTCCGCGCATGATTTCCCACCTGCGCGGCCAGCTCGTCGAGGCGCTGCCGAACCAGCTTGTCATCGAGTGCAACGGTGTTGGCTACCGCTGCTTCATCCCCCTTACGACCTATGACAAGCTGGCGGGAACGACGGGTGAGGTGAAGCTCCTCACGCACTACCACGTCACCGAGCATGACCATACGCTCTTCGGCTTCGCCACCAGCGACGAACGCGACCTTTTCAAACTCCTCATCGATCGGGTAAGCGGCATCGGACCGAAGATGGCTCTGGCGGTGCTGAGCGGCATGCCGGTCCCGCAGTTCAAGGACAACGTCATTCGCAACGACATCGCCGCGCTCTCGAAGATCAGCGGTGTGGGTAAGAAGACTGCCGAGCGCATCGTGCTAGAGCTGAAAGACAAGGTCGGCATCGTGAGCACGTGGCAAGCCGCCCAATCCTCCACCGCCAGCCTCGCGCCCGACCCGACGCAAGCGGTACAGACCGATGCCGTGCTGGCCCTCATCACCCTTGGCTTCAAGCAGGCCGAAGCGCAGAAGACCGTGCAGGACCTGATGAAGAAGGCCGGTGCTGGAGCAGAGAGCATGACGGTGGACAAGCTGATCCGCGATGCGCTGCGGGGGGCGTGAGTTCAGGGCCGTCAGGGATGAATTGGATTGCCTGCAACGCCTCCCAACCCGTAGGATGGCTGTAGCGATGCTTCATTGCATCGGAGAATCGTCTACTGAAACACAGCACCCATGAGCGCCGCATCTCTCAGCGATACGCAAGCGCCGCAAGGTTCCCGGAAGGAATCGGAAGACGGCCTCATCATGCTGCTGGCAGCCCTGCTTTATCACGCTGGGCTGCTTGGATTCTTGCTGGGGCAGGTTGTGACTTTCCACCAGGGATTCGGCGTTGTGTGGTTCAGTGCCTGCGGCCTCTTGCTGCTGGCAGGGCTGGTCATGCCAAAACTCCATGTAAAGATCACCGCAGTGCTTCTTATCGCAGGTTGCATGTTCATTGCCCTGCAAGAACGGTCCCGGACTCTGAGAGACGAACGGCAGGGCCGTGCGCACACTGCACCGGCACGCAACTAGCCAGCGAATCTAGACGTCATGGCCTACCTCAACAGCCGACCTCGCACCCCAAAAGTATGCCCGGTGTGCGGAG
Protein-coding regions in this window:
- a CDS encoding NADH-quinone oxidoreductase subunit A translates to MLENYAPVLMQAAIAGGFAVVTLLLSVIAGKAARRNKMKDSAYECGMLPLGEAQPRFSVKFYIVAMLFVLFDIEVVFLYPWAIIYKDYILTYGASIFWWALSFVTILLVAFGYAWKKKALDWTS
- the ruvA gene encoding Holliday junction branch migration protein RuvA: MISHLRGQLVEALPNQLVIECNGVGYRCFIPLTTYDKLAGTTGEVKLLTHYHVTEHDHTLFGFATSDERDLFKLLIDRVSGIGPKMALAVLSGMPVPQFKDNVIRNDIAALSKISGVGKKTAERIVLELKDKVGIVSTWQAAQSSTASLAPDPTQAVQTDAVLALITLGFKQAEAQKTVQDLMKKAGAGAESMTVDKLIRDALRGA